A single Blastococcus colisei DNA region contains:
- the rimM gene encoding ribosome maturation factor RimM (Essential for efficient processing of 16S rRNA), with product MTEGSSDTVVVGRIGRPHGVRGLATVEVRTDDPDDRFAPGAVLATDPPKRGPLTVVDKRWHSGTLLLQLAAPSGEVYGTREDVDALRNTLLLVPVADLPEIEDPDSYYDHQLVGLSVRLPDGSAVGEVTAVRHEAQDLLVVRRGDGGEALIPFASAIVPTVDVAGGFLVVDPPEGLLDL from the coding sequence TTGACCGAAGGTTCCTCCGACACCGTGGTGGTCGGCCGCATCGGCCGACCCCACGGTGTTCGTGGTCTGGCCACCGTCGAGGTGCGCACCGACGACCCCGACGACCGGTTCGCCCCCGGCGCGGTGCTGGCCACCGATCCGCCCAAGCGCGGGCCGCTCACCGTCGTCGACAAGCGCTGGCACAGTGGCACCCTGCTGCTGCAGCTGGCGGCCCCCTCCGGTGAGGTCTACGGCACCCGCGAGGACGTCGACGCCCTGCGCAACACGCTCCTGCTCGTCCCCGTCGCGGACCTGCCGGAGATCGAGGACCCGGACTCCTACTACGACCACCAGCTGGTGGGCCTGAGCGTCCGGCTGCCCGACGGCTCGGCCGTCGGCGAGGTCACCGCGGTCCGCCACGAGGCGCAGGATCTGCTGGTCGTCCGCCGCGGCGACGGCGGGGAGGCGCTGATCCCCTTCGCGTCCGCGATCGTGCCCACGGTCGACGTGGCCGGGGGCTTCCTGGTCGTCGACCCACCGGAGGGGCTGCTCGACCTGTGA
- the trmD gene encoding tRNA (guanosine(37)-N1)-methyltransferase TrmD, whose product MTFRVDVVTIFPEYLAPLGQSLLGKAAERGLVAIGVHDLRQWTDDVHRTVDDAPYGGGPGMVMKPEPWALALEAVRPPGTRLVVPTPAGRPFTQAMAAEWVTEPGLVFACGRYEGIDQRVADWAAEAGPVSEVSIGDYVLAGGESAVLVMVEAVTRLLPGVVGNRESVEFDSHADGLLEGPSYTRPATWRGHEVPPVLLSGDHAAIARWRRAESLRRTATRRPDLLAALPEDGLTDAERAALDHS is encoded by the coding sequence GTGACCTTCCGCGTCGACGTCGTCACGATCTTCCCCGAGTACCTCGCCCCACTGGGGCAGTCGCTGCTGGGCAAGGCCGCCGAGCGGGGGCTGGTCGCAATCGGTGTGCACGACCTGCGGCAGTGGACCGACGACGTGCACCGCACCGTGGACGACGCTCCGTACGGCGGCGGCCCCGGCATGGTCATGAAGCCCGAGCCGTGGGCGCTCGCCCTGGAGGCCGTCCGCCCGCCCGGTACCCGGCTCGTCGTCCCCACGCCCGCCGGCCGGCCCTTCACCCAGGCCATGGCCGCCGAGTGGGTGACCGAGCCCGGCCTGGTCTTCGCCTGCGGCCGCTACGAGGGCATCGACCAGCGGGTCGCCGACTGGGCAGCCGAGGCGGGCCCGGTGTCGGAGGTCTCCATCGGCGACTACGTGCTCGCCGGCGGGGAGTCCGCGGTCCTGGTGATGGTCGAGGCGGTCACCCGGCTGCTGCCCGGCGTCGTGGGCAACCGGGAGTCCGTCGAGTTCGACTCGCACGCCGACGGGCTGCTCGAAGGGCCCTCCTACACCCGGCCGGCAACATGGCGCGGCCACGAGGTCCCGCCGGTGCTGCTGTCGGGCGATCACGCGGCCATCGCCCGCTGGCGGCGCGCGGAGTCGCTGCGGCGCACGGCCACCCGCCGTCCCGACCTGCTCGCCGCACTTCCGGAGGATGGCCTCACTGACGCGGAACGGGCCGCTCTGGACCACTCGTGA